A single window of Sporosarcina sp. Marseille-Q4943 DNA harbors:
- the icd gene encoding NADP-dependent isocitrate dehydrogenase: MAKITVTDGVLNVPDHATIPFIIGDGTGPDIWHAASRVLEAAVEKAYDGQKKIEWKEVLAGEKAFNETGEWLPQETLDTIEEYLIAIKGPLTTPIGGGFRSLNVALRQELDLYTCLRPVRYFEGVPSPVKRPEDCDMVIFRENTEDIYAGIEYQEGSEEVQKLISFLQNEMGVNKIRFPETSGIGIKPVSEEGTKRLVRGAINYALKEGRKSVTLVHKGNIMKFTEGAFKNWGYEVAEQEFGDKVFTWNEYDKIKEAEGTDAANKAQADAEAAGKIIVKDAIADIFLQQILTRPKEFDVVATMNLNGDYISDALAAQVGGIGIAPGANINYVTGHAIFEATHGTAPKYAGLDKVNPSSVLLSGVMMLEHMGWNEAANMITASIEKTIASKVVTYDFARLMDGATEVKASEFADELIKNL, from the coding sequence ATGGCAAAAATCACAGTAACTGACGGCGTACTTAACGTTCCAGATCATGCAACGATCCCATTCATCATTGGTGACGGTACAGGTCCCGATATTTGGCATGCAGCTTCACGCGTATTGGAAGCAGCAGTCGAGAAAGCATATGACGGCCAAAAGAAAATCGAATGGAAAGAAGTTCTTGCGGGAGAAAAGGCATTCAACGAAACTGGAGAATGGCTGCCACAAGAAACTCTTGACACAATCGAAGAGTACCTTATCGCTATCAAAGGTCCATTGACGACACCGATCGGTGGAGGTTTCCGTTCTTTGAACGTTGCGCTTCGCCAAGAGTTGGATCTTTACACTTGCTTGCGTCCGGTTCGTTATTTCGAAGGGGTTCCTTCTCCTGTTAAACGTCCAGAAGACTGCGATATGGTCATCTTCCGTGAAAATACAGAAGATATTTATGCTGGTATTGAATACCAAGAAGGCTCTGAAGAAGTTCAGAAGTTGATTTCATTCCTTCAAAACGAAATGGGTGTAAACAAAATCCGTTTCCCGGAAACTTCCGGTATCGGTATCAAACCGGTTTCTGAAGAAGGTACAAAACGCCTTGTACGCGGTGCAATCAACTATGCGCTTAAAGAAGGCCGTAAGTCTGTAACTCTAGTCCACAAAGGAAACATCATGAAATTCACTGAAGGTGCTTTCAAAAACTGGGGTTACGAAGTTGCTGAGCAAGAGTTCGGCGATAAAGTATTCACTTGGAACGAATACGACAAAATCAAAGAAGCGGAAGGGACAGACGCTGCGAACAAAGCGCAAGCTGACGCAGAAGCTGCTGGCAAAATCATCGTAAAAGATGCGATTGCGGATATCTTCCTACAGCAAATCTTGACTCGTCCGAAAGAGTTCGACGTTGTTGCAACGATGAACTTGAACGGCGACTACATCTCCGACGCACTTGCAGCTCAAGTCGGCGGAATTGGAATTGCTCCAGGTGCTAACATCAACTATGTAACTGGACATGCAATTTTCGAAGCAACTCACGGTACAGCTCCGAAATACGCTGGTCTTGATAAAGTGAACCCTTCTTCTGTTCTTCTTTCAGGCGTTATGATGCTTGAGCATATGGGATGGAACGAAGCGGCGAACATGATCACAGCTTCTATCGAGAAAACGATCGCTTCTAAAGTTGTAACTTATGACTTTGCTCGTTTGATGGACGGAGCTACAGAAGTGAAAGCTTCAGAGTTCGCTGATGAATTGATCAAAAACCTATAA
- a CDS encoding MaoC/PaaZ C-terminal domain-containing protein — MILGKKRRIGRAIEKIVEGEKLKLTEKIEDKDLLLYLGLTNDSNPLYIQHDYASQTEFDKPIVPTIMLNGIVTSAISKYLPGPGSHITEQHLLFPNPVYHYETIDFLFEVIRVEKERHSIVIKVEATNEDGQSVISGTVTVIPPSIRENLTSYAMDNF, encoded by the coding sequence TTGATATTAGGCAAAAAGAGGCGGATTGGAAGGGCGATCGAAAAAATCGTTGAAGGTGAAAAGCTGAAACTTACCGAAAAAATCGAGGATAAAGATTTGCTGCTCTACCTAGGTTTGACAAATGATTCAAATCCGCTGTACATCCAGCATGATTATGCATCCCAAACCGAATTCGACAAGCCGATTGTGCCGACGATCATGTTGAACGGAATTGTCACATCCGCCATTTCAAAATACTTGCCCGGACCGGGTTCGCACATTACGGAACAGCATTTGCTTTTCCCGAACCCCGTATATCATTATGAAACAATCGATTTCCTATTTGAAGTGATTCGAGTGGAAAAAGAGAGACACTCCATTGTTATAAAGGTGGAGGCGACGAACGAGGATGGACAGTCAGTCATTTCAGGGACTGTGACGGTCATTCCGCCATCCATCCGGGAAAACCTGACATCCTATGCAATGGATAACTTTTGA
- a CDS encoding response regulator transcription factor → MVQKILIVDDEQPIRTLLDYNLRQSNYETIMAADGEEAVLKVENENPDLILLDLMLPKMDGIEVCKVLRQRNINTPIIMLTAKGEEPDKVLGLEIGADDYMTKPFSPREVLARVKAVLRRSGERTGINGTDLPVLRSGPLTVHPEQYEAYFGDEALEFTPKEFELLVYFMQNKNRVLTRDQLLSAVWNYDFAGDTRIVDVHVSHLREKIEENTRKPIFIKTVRGIGYKFEEQKLR, encoded by the coding sequence ATCGTGCAGAAAATTTTAATTGTGGACGACGAGCAGCCGATCCGCACGTTGTTGGACTATAATTTGAGACAATCCAATTACGAAACGATTATGGCGGCTGATGGTGAAGAAGCGGTATTGAAAGTGGAAAATGAAAATCCCGATTTGATTTTGCTCGATCTTATGCTTCCAAAAATGGATGGCATAGAGGTATGCAAGGTTTTGAGGCAAAGGAATATTAACACACCGATCATCATGTTGACGGCAAAAGGTGAGGAGCCCGACAAAGTACTTGGGTTGGAAATCGGAGCCGACGATTATATGACAAAACCATTCAGTCCGCGTGAAGTGCTTGCCAGAGTAAAAGCGGTGCTGCGGCGCAGTGGCGAGCGAACTGGCATCAATGGGACAGATTTGCCGGTGCTCCGCTCGGGGCCGCTTACCGTGCATCCGGAGCAGTATGAAGCTTATTTCGGCGACGAAGCATTGGAATTTACGCCAAAAGAATTTGAACTGCTCGTCTATTTCATGCAAAATAAAAACCGTGTGCTCACTCGCGATCAATTGCTGAGCGCAGTTTGGAATTACGACTTTGCCGGAGACACTCGAATCGTCGATGTGCATGTCAGCCATTTACGTGAAAAGATCGAAGAAAATACGAGAAAACCTATTTTCATTAAGACGGTTAGAGGGATCGGATATAAATTCGAGGAGCAAAAATTAAGATGA
- the pnpS gene encoding two-component system histidine kinase PnpS: MKGLYSRLFIAFAVIFLILLTGLGVVLGQFFYLIDDEITLHVQRKFWIFLIAILMITYFLSLILSARVIRQYAKPTDLVTKTAEKIALGDYLARTPIDELGSQNGLGIAVNQIARNLQETSILRAMEKERLKTLIESMGNGLLMFGREGSVNIVNGVFEKTFGFKRDELIGKTFMEIGLPQGIEGLIEDVFLTEQVHERQIRNGQSHFNVYGAPVIGRHGNWLGIIVVTHDITKLVRLEEIRKDFVANVSHELRTPITSIKGFTETLLDGAMNDPETSKEFLGIIQKESDRLHLLINDLLELSGIEREGFQLQHSKVFVSDVVDNAVRIVNGLLERKNMHFEINIDTEIVIEADSDRLIQVMVNLLTNAINYSKENTTITINASQTADEAIIEVRDEGMGIDRTELPRLFERFYRVDRARSRNSGGTGLGLAIVKHLIEAHGGKVTVDSELGVGTIFTIYLPKKSA; the protein is encoded by the coding sequence ATGAAAGGTCTATATTCCAGACTTTTCATCGCCTTTGCTGTTATATTTTTGATTCTGTTGACTGGTCTTGGCGTTGTCCTTGGCCAGTTTTTTTATCTGATCGATGATGAAATTACTTTGCATGTTCAGCGGAAGTTTTGGATTTTTCTTATCGCTATTTTAATGATTACCTATTTCCTATCCTTGATTCTAAGCGCCCGTGTTATAAGGCAATACGCAAAACCGACAGATTTAGTGACAAAAACTGCCGAGAAAATCGCGCTTGGCGATTATTTAGCGAGGACCCCGATTGATGAACTCGGGAGTCAAAATGGACTAGGCATCGCAGTAAATCAGATTGCGAGAAATCTACAGGAAACTTCGATACTGCGCGCAATGGAGAAGGAACGCCTAAAAACATTAATTGAAAGTATGGGCAACGGTCTTCTCATGTTCGGGAGGGAAGGCTCCGTCAATATAGTGAATGGTGTATTTGAAAAGACATTCGGATTTAAGCGTGATGAATTGATTGGGAAAACCTTTATGGAAATCGGATTGCCTCAAGGCATTGAGGGGCTGATTGAAGATGTGTTTTTGACGGAACAGGTGCATGAAAGGCAAATCCGGAACGGCCAATCTCATTTCAATGTATATGGTGCGCCTGTCATCGGACGCCATGGAAATTGGCTCGGCATCATTGTTGTAACACACGATATTACGAAACTTGTAAGATTGGAGGAAATCCGCAAAGATTTTGTTGCAAACGTTTCACATGAGCTTCGCACACCAATCACTTCAATTAAAGGCTTTACAGAAACTTTATTGGACGGGGCAATGAATGATCCCGAAACATCAAAAGAATTTCTAGGAATCATCCAAAAGGAAAGTGATCGCTTGCATTTATTAATCAACGATCTTTTGGAGTTGTCGGGAATCGAACGGGAAGGGTTCCAATTGCAACATAGCAAAGTCTTCGTCTCGGATGTCGTTGACAATGCAGTAAGAATTGTTAATGGCTTACTTGAAAGGAAGAATATGCACTTCGAAATAAACATTGATACAGAAATAGTAATTGAAGCGGATTCCGACAGACTTATCCAAGTGATGGTCAACCTGTTGACAAACGCCATCAACTATTCGAAAGAGAATACGACAATTACAATTAATGCATCTCAAACTGCAGATGAAGCCATCATCGAAGTGCGAGATGAAGGGATGGGAATTGATCGAACGGAACTTCCGAGGTTGTTCGAACGATTTTATAGAGTGGACCGTGCGCGAAGCAGGAATTCCGGCGGAACGGGTCTTGGGCTCGCTATCGTCAAACATCTGATTGAGGCGCATGGCGGCAAAGTCACTGTTGACAGTGAATTGGGAGTCGGGACAATATTTACTATATATTTACCAAAGAAATCCGCATAA
- the hflK gene encoding FtsH protease activity modulator HflK, with protein MSARRASVAAGLVIAGVILLIVAFTTWYTVDESEQAIVITFGKADTPVTESGLHFKLPWPIQNVEKLSKETFSLQFGYKQDPDGTLVAYDKETKMITGDEYIVLADLVVQWKITDPEKYLFNSQNPKEILHDATSASIRSIIGSSTIDSALTDGKADIEAKTRDLLTTLMTNYDIGISIQGVKLQDVELPNADVRAAFTAVTDARETRSTKINEAQRYKNQRTNEAEGEKAAIKSRAIGQKTARTEQALGDVALFNDLYAEYEKNKSVTRERLIIETLEQVLPKAKIYIMNDDGETVKYLPLQQLENQTPPPTNDNSEGGGN; from the coding sequence ATGAGCGCACGCCGTGCATCGGTAGCAGCCGGACTTGTCATTGCTGGAGTAATATTGCTCATCGTAGCATTTACAACGTGGTATACAGTGGACGAATCCGAACAGGCGATTGTTATCACTTTCGGAAAAGCGGATACACCAGTTACGGAATCTGGATTGCATTTTAAACTGCCTTGGCCGATCCAAAATGTTGAGAAACTCTCTAAAGAGACGTTTAGTCTTCAATTCGGTTATAAACAAGATCCGGACGGAACTCTTGTTGCTTACGACAAGGAAACGAAAATGATCACAGGTGATGAATATATTGTACTTGCAGATCTAGTCGTCCAATGGAAAATAACAGATCCGGAGAAATATCTATTTAACTCACAAAATCCAAAGGAAATTCTTCATGATGCGACTTCCGCTTCCATTCGATCGATCATCGGAAGCTCCACAATCGATTCGGCTTTGACGGATGGGAAAGCGGATATCGAAGCAAAAACACGAGATTTATTAACAACGCTCATGACGAATTATGACATTGGCATTTCGATTCAAGGTGTAAAACTACAAGATGTTGAATTGCCGAACGCAGATGTCCGAGCCGCGTTCACAGCAGTAACGGACGCCCGCGAAACGAGAAGCACAAAAATCAATGAAGCGCAGCGATATAAAAACCAACGAACGAACGAAGCAGAAGGTGAAAAAGCCGCCATAAAATCTCGTGCAATTGGACAGAAGACAGCCCGTACAGAGCAAGCGTTAGGAGATGTCGCCCTTTTCAATGATTTGTATGCGGAATACGAAAAAAACAAATCGGTCACCCGAGAGCGGTTAATTATCGAGACGTTGGAGCAAGTACTGCCGAAAGCAAAAATCTATATCATGAATGATGACGGCGAAACGGTAAAATATTTGCCGCTTCAACAACTAGAAAACCAAACACCACCACCTACTAACGACAACTCGGAAGGGGGCGGCAACTAA
- the hflC gene encoding protease modulator HflC: MSNDNNPFKSIEEKFKEMQGGKQKKTPGADKVITPKKPFNTRKFVKTAITFTVIFALAVILLANVFVVKEGEYRVVRQFGEITRIINEPGLNMKIPFIQTVSSLPKNQMKHNVSEAEITTKDKKRIIIDNYAVWKITDPAKMISNARNIINAEMRMEEFIYSVIRNEMGQLNYVEVVNDENSSRGSLNDMVTTKVNQFLEEGNFGIEVIDVRMKRIDLPEENEHSIYTRMISERESTAQDYLSQGDAEKKRIEAETDREVQEMLATAKKEAAIIHAEGEAEAAKIYNDAFSKDPDFYSLYRTLQSYARTIGDDTVIIMPADSPYAKILTGYLE, encoded by the coding sequence ATGTCGAACGACAATAATCCATTCAAAAGCATTGAGGAAAAATTCAAAGAAATGCAAGGTGGAAAACAGAAAAAGACACCAGGCGCGGATAAAGTCATCACTCCGAAAAAACCGTTCAATACGAGGAAATTTGTAAAGACAGCAATTACGTTTACAGTGATTTTTGCATTAGCGGTTATCCTTCTTGCCAATGTCTTTGTTGTAAAAGAAGGAGAGTATCGGGTAGTGCGTCAATTCGGTGAAATTACAAGAATTATAAATGAACCAGGGCTCAATATGAAAATCCCATTCATTCAAACTGTGTCAAGTTTGCCAAAAAATCAAATGAAGCACAATGTTTCCGAAGCTGAAATTACTACGAAAGATAAAAAACGAATCATTATCGACAATTATGCTGTTTGGAAAATTACTGATCCTGCAAAAATGATTTCCAATGCGCGTAATATTATCAATGCTGAAATGCGCATGGAGGAATTCATCTATTCCGTCATACGGAATGAGATGGGGCAATTGAATTACGTAGAAGTTGTCAATGATGAAAACTCATCGCGCGGTAGCCTGAATGATATGGTTACGACGAAAGTAAACCAGTTCCTGGAAGAAGGGAACTTCGGCATCGAGGTGATTGATGTGCGGATGAAACGGATCGATCTTCCGGAAGAAAACGAACATTCCATTTACACGCGGATGATTTCGGAACGCGAATCGACAGCACAGGATTACCTTTCACAAGGGGATGCCGAGAAGAAGAGAATAGAAGCGGAAACGGATAGGGAAGTGCAAGAAATGCTTGCGACTGCGAAAAAAGAGGCCGCTATCATTCATGCAGAAGGGGAAGCGGAAGCTGCCAAAATCTACAATGACGCATTCTCAAAAGATCCCGATTTTTATAGTCTTTACCGCACGCTGCAATCCTATGCACGCACAATCGGAGACGATACGGTAATCATTATGCCAGCCGACTCACCATACGCCAAAATATTGACAGGATACTTGGAATAA